A genome region from Streptomyces antimycoticus includes the following:
- the pdxH gene encoding pyridoxamine 5'-phosphate oxidase, with amino-acid sequence MPVPHVDSEPSASSARTYDPAAMREHYRAAGFDEADLAGDPFRQFTRWFEDAVGSGLFEPNAMIVSTADAAGRPSSRTVLMKSFDERGFVFYTNYGSRKGRELGENPHVGLLFPWHPIARQVIVTGTARRTGRDETAAYFRTRPHGSQLGAWASTQSSVVASREELDRSYEELADRYPPGEQVPVPPEWGGFRVVPEAVEFWQGRENRLHDRLRYVRLPDEEGWRVERLYP; translated from the coding sequence ATGCCCGTGCCTCACGTTGACTCGGAGCCCTCGGCTTCCTCCGCGCGTACGTACGACCCGGCCGCCATGCGCGAGCACTACCGCGCGGCCGGCTTCGACGAGGCGGACCTCGCGGGCGATCCGTTCCGGCAGTTCACCCGGTGGTTCGAGGACGCGGTCGGCAGCGGGCTCTTCGAGCCGAACGCGATGATCGTCTCGACGGCCGACGCGGCGGGCCGCCCCAGCTCCCGCACCGTCCTGATGAAGAGCTTCGACGAGCGCGGCTTCGTCTTCTACACCAACTACGGCTCCCGCAAGGGCCGTGAGCTGGGCGAGAACCCGCATGTCGGGCTGCTCTTTCCCTGGCATCCCATCGCCCGGCAGGTGATCGTCACGGGCACCGCGCGGCGCACCGGGCGGGACGAGACGGCGGCGTACTTCCGGACCCGGCCGCACGGCTCGCAGCTCGGGGCGTGGGCGAGCACGCAGTCCTCGGTGGTGGCCTCGCGGGAGGAGCTGGACCGCTCGTACGAGGAGCTGGCGGACCGCTATCCGCCGGGGGAGCAGGTGCCGGTGCCGCCGGAGTGGGGCGGGTTCCGGGTGGTGCCGGAGGCGGTCGAGTTCTGGCAGGGCCGGGAGAACCGGCTGCACGACCGGCTCCGGTACGTCCGGCTGCCCGATGAGGAGGGCTGGCGGGTGGAGCGGCTGTACCCGTAA
- a CDS encoding TetR/AcrR family transcriptional regulator → MRDPKQDRSRATRRRLLEAAVACLAERGWAGSTVAVVAERAGVSRGAAQHHFPTREDLFTAAVEHVAEERSAELRALPAPHGEGRVHTVVEALITLYTGPLFRAALQLWVAASYEEQLGSRVTALEAKIGRETHRMAVELLGADESVPGVREAVQGLLDMGRGLGLANLLTDDGHRRERVVAQWSRVLETILTRQDPGHPSPAAS, encoded by the coding sequence CTGCGCGACCCCAAGCAGGACCGCAGCCGCGCGACCCGCAGGCGGCTGCTGGAAGCCGCCGTGGCCTGCCTCGCCGAGCGTGGCTGGGCAGGCTCCACGGTCGCGGTGGTCGCCGAGCGGGCCGGGGTGTCGCGGGGCGCGGCCCAGCACCACTTCCCGACCCGTGAGGACCTCTTCACGGCCGCCGTCGAGCATGTCGCCGAGGAGCGCTCGGCCGAACTGCGCGCCCTCCCCGCCCCGCATGGGGAGGGCCGCGTCCACACGGTGGTCGAGGCGCTGATCACCCTCTACACCGGCCCGCTCTTCCGGGCCGCGCTCCAGCTATGGGTGGCGGCCTCGTACGAGGAGCAGCTGGGCTCCCGGGTGACCGCACTGGAGGCGAAGATCGGCCGCGAGACCCATCGGATGGCCGTGGAGCTGCTGGGCGCCGACGAGTCGGTGCCGGGCGTCCGGGAGGCCGTCCAGGGCCTGCTCGACATGGGACGCGGCCTGGGCCTGGCCAACCTCCTGACGGACGACGGCCACCGCCGGGAGCGGGTGGTGGCCCAGTGGTCGAGGGTCCTGGAGACGATCCTGACTCGGCAGGACCCCGGCCACCCTTCCCCGGCCGCGTCCTGA
- a CDS encoding acyl-CoA dehydrogenase family protein, with protein MTSPHTPVDTPERVALRAAVSSFAKGHAPGGPQERDGVRQLWAEAGKLGYLGVNLPEEYGGGGGGISELSIVLEELGAAGCPLLMLVVSPAICGTVIARFGTAEQKERWLPGLADGSLTMAFGITEPDAGSNSHRITTTARREDDGGWILNGRKVFISGVDIADATLIVGRTEDARTGKLKPCLFIVPREAHGFSYHHIPMELAAAEKQFEVVLDDVRLPADALVGDEDAGLLQLFAGLNPERIMTAAFALGMGRYALDKAVDYARTRQVWKEPIGAHQAIAHPLAQSHIELELARLMMAKAAYLYDMGDDAGAGEAANMAKYAAGEATVKAVDQAVHTLGGNGLTAEYGLARLITAARVARIAPVSREMILNYVSHQSLGLPKSY; from the coding sequence ATGACCAGCCCGCATACGCCCGTGGACACCCCGGAGCGCGTGGCGCTCCGCGCGGCGGTGTCGTCGTTCGCCAAGGGACACGCCCCGGGCGGCCCCCAGGAGCGCGACGGCGTGCGCCAACTGTGGGCCGAGGCAGGCAAGCTCGGCTATCTCGGCGTCAACCTCCCCGAGGAGTACGGCGGCGGGGGCGGCGGCATCAGCGAGCTGTCCATCGTCCTGGAGGAGCTGGGCGCCGCGGGCTGCCCGCTGCTCATGCTGGTCGTCTCGCCCGCCATCTGCGGCACCGTCATCGCCCGGTTCGGCACCGCCGAGCAGAAGGAGCGCTGGCTGCCCGGTCTGGCCGACGGCAGCCTCACCATGGCCTTCGGCATCACCGAGCCCGACGCCGGATCCAACTCGCACCGCATCACCACCACCGCCCGACGGGAGGACGACGGCGGCTGGATACTCAACGGCCGTAAGGTCTTCATCTCGGGTGTGGACATCGCCGACGCGACCCTGATCGTCGGCCGCACCGAGGACGCCCGGACCGGGAAGCTCAAGCCCTGCCTGTTCATCGTCCCGCGCGAGGCGCACGGCTTCTCCTACCACCACATCCCCATGGAACTGGCCGCCGCGGAGAAGCAGTTCGAGGTGGTACTGGACGACGTACGGCTGCCCGCCGACGCGCTGGTGGGCGACGAGGACGCCGGGCTGCTGCAGCTCTTCGCGGGGCTCAACCCGGAGCGCATCATGACGGCGGCGTTCGCGCTGGGGATGGGCCGCTACGCGCTCGACAAGGCCGTCGACTACGCCCGTACCCGCCAGGTGTGGAAGGAGCCCATCGGCGCCCACCAGGCCATCGCCCACCCCCTCGCCCAGTCCCATATCGAGCTGGAACTGGCCCGGCTGATGATGGCGAAGGCGGCGTACCTCTACGACATGGGCGATGACGCGGGCGCGGGCGAGGCCGCCAACATGGCCAAGTACGCGGCCGGGGAGGCCACGGTGAAGGCGGTGGACCAGGCCGTGCACACCCTCGGCGGCAACGGACTGACCGCCGAGTACGGGCTGGCCCGGCTGATCACGGCGGCCCGGGTGGCCCGGATCGCCCCCGTCAGCCGGGAGATGATCCTCAACTACGTCTCCCATCAGAGCCTGGGGCTGCCGAAGTCGTACTGA
- a CDS encoding ATP-binding protein gives MIRSLLVANRAEIARRIVRTCRDLGIATVAVHSDADAGAPHAREADTAVRLPGDAPADTYLRGDLLVKAALAAGADAVHPGYGFLSEHADFARAVRDAGLTWVGPPPEAMEAMASKTRAKEIMRKAGVPLLDAIDPAEATADDLPLLVKAAAGGGGRGMRVVRELDALPAELDSARAEAASAFGDGEIFVEPYMEGARHVEVQVFADTHGTVWTLGTRDCSLQRRHQKVIEEAPAPGLDEELRRTLAESAANAARAIGYEGAGTVEFLVSSAGRAYFLEMNTRLQVEHPVTEEIYGLDLVALQLRIAEGERLDAEPSAPRGHAVEARLYAEDPARDWRPQTGIMHRLEIPGLRVDSGPADGDAIGVHYDPMLAKVIAVAPTRAEAVRRLAHGLERARIHGPVTNRELLVRALRHPEFEAARMDTGFLERHLAELTAAAPDDDEAASLAELAALAAALADAARRPGTATVAGRLGGWRNVPSQPQSRSYRAEPGGTEHEVRYRLTREGLHAADMPDVGVLGAAAELVVLDVAGVRRTFEVTAHGDRRYVDTPQGGFVFTALPRFPDPTARAEPGSLLAPMPGTVVRVAEVAVGDRVEAGQPLLWLEAMKMEHRVTAPAAGVLTALHATTGRQVEVGALLAVVAAGE, from the coding sequence GTGATCCGTTCCCTCCTGGTCGCCAACCGCGCCGAGATAGCGCGGCGTATCGTCCGCACCTGCCGTGACCTCGGCATCGCCACCGTCGCGGTCCACTCCGACGCGGACGCCGGCGCGCCCCACGCACGCGAGGCCGACACCGCCGTACGGCTGCCGGGCGATGCCCCGGCCGACACGTATCTGCGCGGCGATCTCCTCGTGAAGGCCGCCCTGGCCGCCGGGGCCGACGCCGTCCACCCCGGCTACGGCTTCCTCTCCGAGCACGCCGACTTCGCGCGCGCCGTAAGGGACGCGGGGCTGACGTGGGTGGGGCCGCCGCCCGAGGCGATGGAGGCGATGGCCTCCAAGACCCGCGCCAAGGAGATCATGCGCAAGGCGGGCGTGCCGCTGCTCGACGCGATCGACCCGGCCGAGGCCACCGCCGATGATCTGCCGCTGCTGGTCAAGGCGGCGGCGGGCGGCGGCGGCCGGGGCATGCGGGTGGTCCGCGAACTGGACGCGCTCCCCGCCGAACTCGACTCCGCCCGCGCCGAGGCGGCCTCCGCCTTCGGCGACGGTGAGATCTTCGTGGAGCCCTATATGGAGGGCGCCCGCCATGTCGAGGTCCAGGTGTTCGCCGACACCCACGGCACCGTCTGGACCCTCGGTACCCGCGACTGCTCCCTCCAGCGCCGCCATCAGAAGGTCATCGAGGAGGCCCCGGCGCCCGGCCTGGACGAGGAACTGCGGCGCACCCTGGCCGAGTCGGCGGCGAACGCGGCGCGCGCCATCGGCTACGAGGGCGCGGGCACGGTGGAGTTCCTGGTCTCGTCGGCGGGGCGGGCGTACTTCCTGGAGATGAACACCCGCCTACAGGTCGAGCACCCGGTCACCGAGGAGATCTACGGCCTTGACCTGGTGGCGCTGCAACTGCGGATCGCGGAGGGGGAGCGCCTCGACGCCGAGCCGTCGGCGCCCCGGGGGCATGCCGTCGAGGCACGCCTGTACGCCGAGGACCCGGCGCGCGACTGGCGGCCGCAGACGGGGATCATGCACCGGCTGGAGATCCCCGGGCTGCGTGTGGACTCCGGACCGGCCGACGGGGACGCGATCGGCGTCCACTATGACCCGATGCTGGCCAAGGTCATCGCCGTCGCGCCCACCCGGGCGGAGGCCGTGCGCCGGCTGGCCCACGGGCTGGAACGGGCCCGGATCCACGGCCCGGTGACCAACCGGGAGCTGCTCGTACGGGCCCTGCGGCACCCGGAGTTCGAGGCGGCCCGTATGGACACCGGCTTCCTCGAACGCCATCTGGCCGAGCTGACCGCCGCCGCCCCCGATGACGACGAGGCGGCCTCGCTCGCCGAACTCGCCGCCCTCGCCGCCGCCCTGGCCGACGCGGCGCGGCGGCCGGGGACCGCGACCGTGGCCGGGCGGTTGGGCGGGTGGCGGAACGTGCCCTCCCAGCCGCAGTCGAGGAGCTACCGCGCCGAACCGGGCGGCACCGAGCACGAGGTGCGCTACCGCCTCACCCGCGAGGGGCTGCACGCGGCGGACATGCCCGACGTCGGGGTGCTGGGCGCGGCAGCAGAGCTGGTCGTGCTCGATGTGGCCGGGGTCCGGCGGACGTTCGAGGTGACGGCCCATGGGGACCGCCGCTATGTCGACACGCCTCAGGGCGGCTTTGTGTTCACCGCGCTGCCCCGCTTCCCCGACCCCACCGCCCGTGCCGAACCGGGCTCGCTGCTGGCGCCCATGCCGGGCACGGTGGTCCGGGTCGCCGAGGTGGCGGTCGGGGACCGGGTCGAGGCCGGACAGCCGCTGCTGTGGCTGGAGGCCATGAAGATGGAGCACCGCGTCACGGCGCCCGCCGCCGGGGTGCTCACCGCCCTGCACGCCACCACCGGCCGCCAGGTCGAGGTCGGAGCCCTGCTCGCCGTCGTGGCGGCGGGGGAGTGA
- a CDS encoding citrate synthase 2, which translates to MSDFVPGLEGVVAFETEIAEPDKEGGALRYRGVDIEDLVGHVSFGNVWGLLVDGAFNPGLPAAEPFPIPVHSGDVRVDVQSALAMLAPVWGLKPLLDIDVEQAREDLARAAVMALSYVAQSARGQGKPMVPQREIDKAGTIVERFMRRWRGEPDPKHVAAVDAYWTSAAEHGMNASTFTARVIASTGADVAAALSGAVGAMSGPLHGGAPSRVLGMIEEIERTGDATGYVRQALDRGERLMGFGHRVYRAEDPRARVLRRTAKELGAPRFEVAEALERAALDELHNRRPDRVLATNVEFWAAIVLDFAEVPAPMFTSMFTCARTAGWSAHILEQKRTGRLVRPSARYVGPGTRSPHEIDGYGNTKR; encoded by the coding sequence ATGTCCGACTTCGTACCCGGACTCGAAGGAGTCGTCGCGTTCGAGACGGAGATCGCCGAACCCGACAAGGAAGGCGGCGCGCTGCGCTACCGAGGCGTGGACATCGAGGACCTGGTGGGCCATGTCTCCTTCGGGAACGTGTGGGGTCTGCTGGTCGACGGTGCCTTCAACCCGGGGCTGCCGGCCGCCGAGCCGTTCCCCATCCCGGTCCACTCCGGGGACGTCCGGGTCGACGTCCAGTCCGCGCTGGCCATGCTCGCGCCCGTCTGGGGCCTCAAACCGCTGCTGGACATCGACGTGGAGCAGGCCCGTGAGGACCTGGCGCGCGCGGCCGTGATGGCCCTGTCCTACGTCGCCCAGTCGGCCCGCGGCCAGGGGAAGCCGATGGTGCCGCAGCGGGAGATCGACAAGGCCGGGACCATCGTGGAGCGCTTCATGCGGCGCTGGCGCGGTGAGCCGGACCCCAAGCATGTCGCCGCCGTCGACGCGTACTGGACCTCGGCCGCCGAGCACGGGATGAACGCGTCCACCTTCACCGCCCGCGTCATCGCCTCCACCGGCGCGGATGTCGCCGCCGCGCTCTCCGGCGCGGTGGGCGCCATGTCGGGGCCGCTGCACGGCGGCGCGCCCTCCCGGGTGCTCGGCATGATCGAGGAGATCGAGCGCACCGGGGACGCCACCGGCTACGTCCGGCAGGCCCTGGACCGGGGCGAGCGGCTGATGGGCTTCGGCCACCGCGTCTACCGCGCCGAGGACCCGCGGGCGCGGGTGCTGCGGCGCACCGCGAAGGAGCTGGGCGCACCGCGCTTCGAGGTCGCCGAGGCGCTGGAGCGGGCCGCCCTGGACGAGCTGCACAACCGGCGGCCGGACCGGGTGCTGGCCACGAACGTGGAGTTCTGGGCGGCCATCGTGCTGGACTTCGCCGAGGTCCCGGCGCCCATGTTCACCTCGATGTTCACCTGCGCCCGCACGGCGGGCTGGAGTGCGCACATCCTGGAGCAGAAGCGGACCGGCCGTCTGGTGCGGCCGTCGGCCCGGTACGTCGGCCCCGGCACGCGCAGCCCGCACGAGATCGACGGGTACGGGAACACGAAGCGGTAG
- a CDS encoding acyl-CoA carboxylase subunit beta has product MTALASALDPAGADHTAHREAMLAKLAELAGEHAKALAGGGEKYVQRHRKRGKLLVRERIELLLDPDTPFLELSPLAGWGSEYPVGASLVTGIGVISGVECLISANDPTVRGGASNPWTLKKSLRAHEIARANRLPLVSLVESGGADLPSQKEIFIPGGAMFRDLTRLSAAGIPTIAVVFGNSTAGGAYIPGMSDHVIMVKERSKVFLGGPPLVKMATGEESDDESLGGAEMHARTSGLADYFAADEPDALRQARRVVARLNWRKAHADPGPAEPPKYDAEELLGIVPGDLKVPFDPREVIARIVDGSDFDEFKPLYGRSLATGWAALHGYPIGILANAQGVLFSEESQKAAQFIQLANQRDIPLLFLHNTTGYMVGRDYEQGGIIKHGAMMINAVSNSRVPHLSVLIGASYGAGHYGMCGRAYDPRFLFAWPSAKSAVMGPQQLAGVMSIVARQSAAAKGQPYDEEADAALRAMVEQQIESESLPLFLSGRLYDDGVIDPRDTRTVLGLCLSALHTAPVEGARGGFGVFRM; this is encoded by the coding sequence TTGACCGCGCTCGCGTCCGCGCTCGACCCCGCAGGCGCCGATCACACGGCCCATCGGGAGGCGATGCTCGCCAAGCTCGCCGAGTTGGCGGGCGAGCACGCCAAGGCGCTCGCCGGGGGCGGTGAGAAATACGTCCAGCGCCATCGCAAGCGCGGCAAGCTGCTGGTCCGCGAGCGGATCGAGCTGCTGCTCGACCCCGACACCCCCTTCCTGGAGCTGTCGCCGCTGGCCGGCTGGGGCAGCGAGTATCCGGTGGGGGCCTCGCTCGTCACCGGCATCGGGGTGATCTCCGGTGTGGAGTGCCTGATCAGCGCCAACGACCCGACCGTACGCGGCGGGGCCAGCAACCCCTGGACGCTCAAGAAGTCGCTGCGCGCCCATGAGATCGCCCGCGCCAACCGGCTCCCGCTCGTCAGCCTCGTCGAGTCCGGCGGCGCCGATCTCCCGTCCCAGAAGGAGATCTTCATCCCGGGCGGGGCGATGTTCCGCGATCTCACCCGGCTGTCCGCCGCCGGAATCCCCACGATCGCCGTGGTCTTCGGCAACTCCACCGCCGGCGGCGCGTACATCCCCGGGATGTCCGACCACGTGATCATGGTCAAGGAGCGCTCCAAGGTCTTCCTGGGCGGTCCGCCGCTGGTGAAGATGGCCACCGGCGAGGAGAGTGACGACGAATCGCTGGGCGGCGCCGAGATGCACGCCCGCACCTCCGGCCTCGCCGACTACTTCGCCGCCGACGAGCCCGACGCGCTGCGCCAGGCCCGCCGGGTCGTCGCCCGCCTCAACTGGCGCAAGGCGCACGCCGACCCCGGGCCCGCCGAACCGCCGAAGTACGACGCCGAGGAGCTGCTCGGCATCGTCCCCGGCGACCTCAAGGTCCCCTTCGATCCGCGCGAGGTGATCGCCCGGATCGTGGACGGCTCGGACTTCGACGAGTTCAAGCCGCTGTACGGGCGCAGCCTGGCCACCGGCTGGGCCGCGCTGCACGGCTATCCGATCGGGATCCTGGCCAACGCCCAGGGGGTGCTGTTCAGCGAGGAGTCCCAGAAGGCCGCGCAGTTCATCCAGCTCGCCAACCAGCGCGACATCCCACTGCTCTTCCTGCACAACACCACCGGCTATATGGTCGGCCGCGACTACGAGCAGGGCGGGATCATCAAACACGGCGCCATGATGATCAACGCCGTCTCCAACTCGCGCGTCCCGCATCTGTCGGTGCTCATCGGCGCCTCGTACGGCGCCGGTCACTACGGGATGTGCGGCCGGGCGTACGACCCCCGCTTCCTCTTCGCCTGGCCCAGCGCCAAGTCCGCCGTGATGGGCCCGCAGCAGCTCGCCGGGGTGATGTCGATCGTCGCCCGGCAGTCCGCCGCCGCCAAGGGGCAGCCGTACGACGAGGAGGCCGACGCCGCGCTGCGCGCCATGGTGGAGCAGCAGATCGAGTCCGAGTCGCTGCCGCTCTTCCTCTCCGGGCGGCTCTACGACGACGGCGTCATCGACCCGCGCGACACCCGCACCGTGCTCGGCCTGTGTCTGTCCGCCCTGCACACCGCGCCGGTCGAGGGCGCGCGCGGTGGCTTCGGCGTCTTCCGGATGTGA
- a CDS encoding enoyl-CoA hydratase family protein, which produces MTDGPTTDGPPTEDPTAVPKPLVRSASARGITTLTLDSPHNRNALSTRLVAEVREALEEAGRDDGVRAVLLTHTGTTFCAGADLSEPPSASGAAGLVALLRSIVELPKPVVARVTGHVRAGGLGLLGACDISAAGRGASFAFTEARLGLAPAVISMPLLPRLDRRAAARYYLTGERFDAAEAARIGLVTIADPEGDADEALAPVLDGLRRGSPQGLAESKRLVTADVLRAFDRDGEPLAALSARLFASEEAREGMTAFLERREPEWVRETAADAGADAQTGGAGATPGTGATPGAGAAGASR; this is translated from the coding sequence ATGACCGACGGCCCCACGACCGATGGCCCGCCGACCGAAGACCCCACCGCGGTGCCCAAGCCTCTCGTACGGTCCGCCTCCGCGCGCGGTATCACCACCCTCACGCTGGACTCGCCGCACAACCGCAACGCCCTCTCGACGCGCCTGGTCGCCGAGGTGCGCGAGGCGCTGGAGGAGGCCGGGCGGGACGACGGCGTCCGGGCGGTGCTGCTCACCCACACCGGCACCACCTTCTGCGCGGGCGCGGATCTGAGCGAACCGCCCTCGGCGTCCGGTGCGGCCGGACTGGTGGCGCTGTTGCGGTCGATCGTGGAGCTGCCCAAGCCGGTCGTCGCGCGCGTCACCGGACATGTGCGGGCCGGTGGGCTCGGGCTGCTCGGAGCCTGCGACATCTCGGCGGCCGGGCGCGGCGCCAGCTTCGCCTTCACCGAGGCGCGGCTCGGCCTCGCCCCGGCCGTCATATCGATGCCGCTGCTGCCCCGGCTGGATCGGCGCGCGGCGGCCCGCTACTACCTTACGGGGGAGCGGTTCGACGCCGCCGAGGCGGCCCGGATCGGTCTGGTGACGATCGCCGACCCGGAGGGCGACGCGGACGAGGCGCTGGCGCCCGTCCTCGACGGGCTGCGCCGCGGCTCCCCGCAGGGCCTCGCCGAGTCCAAGCGGCTGGTGACCGCCGATGTGCTGCGCGCCTTCGACCGGGACGGCGAACCGCTGGCCGCGCTGTCGGCCCGCCTCTTCGCCTCCGAGGAGGCCCGGGAGGGCATGACGGCGTTCCTGGAGCGGCGCGAGCCGGAGTGGGTGCGGGAGACGGCGGCCGACGCGGGGGCGGACGCTCAGACCGGGGGTGCCGGGGCCACGCCGGGTACCGGGGCCACGCCCGGCGCCGGGGCCGCGGGGGCGTCCCGATGA
- a CDS encoding 4-coumarate--CoA ligase family protein: MVLRSEYPDVPPVDLPIHDAVLARAAEEFGDLTALVDGVTGAALSYAALDRAARRIGAALAEAGVRKGDVVALHSPNSIMYPPAFYGATRTGAAVTTVHPLATPEEFAKQLRDAAASWVITVSALLGVARQAAERAGGVREIFVCDEASGHRSLRSMMRSTAPEPVVEIDPAEDIAVLPYSSGTTGTPKGVMLTHRNVSTNLAQVETLVPNQPGERVLAVLPFFHSYGLTALMNAPLRNGGTVIVLPRFELDTFLAAIEKHRAQALYVAPPIVLALAKHPSVDGHDLSSVRYVLSAAAPLDARLAEACARRLGVPPLLQAFGMTELSPGCHLVPRDAKNAPPGTVGKLLPSTEMRIVAPDTGEDLAVGEDGEIVIRGPQVMKGYLGRPEDTDALIDAEGWLHTGDVGHVDADGWLYVVDRVKELIKYKGYQVAPADLEAVLLAHEAVADAAVIGVTDGAGNEIPKAYVVRRPGTRISEDDLIAYVAGQVAPYKKVRRVEFTDTVPRSATGKILRRELRARERSSTTP, translated from the coding sequence ATGGTGCTGCGCAGCGAGTATCCCGATGTCCCGCCTGTCGATCTGCCCATCCACGACGCCGTACTGGCCCGCGCGGCCGAGGAGTTCGGCGACCTGACCGCGCTGGTGGACGGCGTGACCGGGGCGGCCCTGAGCTATGCCGCGCTGGATCGCGCCGCGCGCCGGATCGGGGCCGCGCTGGCCGAGGCGGGGGTGCGCAAGGGCGATGTGGTGGCCCTGCACAGCCCCAACTCGATCATGTACCCACCGGCCTTCTACGGCGCGACCCGCACCGGGGCCGCGGTCACCACGGTGCATCCGCTGGCGACCCCGGAGGAGTTCGCCAAGCAGCTCCGGGACGCGGCCGCGTCCTGGGTCATCACCGTCTCGGCCCTGCTGGGCGTGGCCCGGCAGGCCGCCGAACGGGCGGGCGGGGTACGGGAGATCTTCGTCTGCGACGAGGCGAGCGGCCATCGCTCGCTGCGCTCCATGATGAGGAGCACCGCGCCCGAACCGGTGGTGGAGATCGACCCGGCCGAGGACATCGCGGTGCTGCCGTACTCCTCGGGCACCACCGGCACCCCCAAGGGCGTGATGCTCACCCACCGCAACGTCTCCACCAACCTCGCGCAGGTGGAGACGCTGGTCCCCAACCAGCCGGGGGAGCGGGTGCTGGCCGTCCTGCCGTTCTTCCACAGCTACGGCCTTACGGCGCTCATGAACGCGCCGCTCCGCAACGGCGGCACGGTGATCGTGCTGCCCCGCTTCGAACTCGACACCTTCCTCGCCGCCATCGAGAAGCACCGCGCCCAGGCGCTCTATGTGGCCCCGCCGATCGTGCTCGCGCTCGCCAAGCATCCGTCGGTGGACGGCCACGATCTGTCGTCGGTGCGGTACGTGCTGAGCGCGGCGGCCCCGCTGGACGCCCGGCTCGCGGAGGCGTGCGCCCGGCGGCTCGGCGTACCGCCGCTGCTGCAGGCGTTCGGGATGACGGAGCTGTCGCCGGGCTGCCATCTGGTGCCGCGCGACGCGAAGAACGCACCACCGGGGACGGTCGGAAAGCTGCTTCCGAGCACCGAGATGCGCATCGTGGCCCCGGACACCGGCGAGGACCTGGCCGTCGGCGAGGACGGCGAGATCGTCATCCGCGGACCGCAGGTGATGAAGGGCTATCTGGGCCGCCCCGAGGACACCGACGCGCTGATCGACGCCGAGGGCTGGCTGCACACCGGCGACGTCGGGCATGTGGACGCGGACGGCTGGCTGTATGTGGTGGACCGGGTGAAGGAGTTGATCAAGTACAAGGGCTATCAGGTCGCCCCGGCCGACCTGGAGGCCGTGCTGCTCGCCCATGAGGCCGTCGCCGACGCCGCCGTGATCGGGGTGACGGACGGGGCGGGCAATGAGATCCCCAAGGCGTATGTGGTGCGCCGGCCCGGGACCCGGATCTCGGAGGACGACCTGATCGCGTACGTTGCCGGACAGGTGGCGCCGTACAAGAAGGTGCGCCGCGTGGAGTTCACGGACACCGTGCCGCGCTCGGCCACCGGCAAGATCCTGAGGCGTGAACTGCGCGCCAGGGAAAGGAGCTCGACCACCCCATGA